A region from the Vicia villosa cultivar HV-30 ecotype Madison, WI linkage group LG3, Vvil1.0, whole genome shotgun sequence genome encodes:
- the LOC131659740 gene encoding putative disease resistance protein At3g14460, translating into MGKAKISVNTLINNSSDGDSKIRVISIVGMGGVGKTALAKHLFNHPQVNDKFELTLWADFSNDVDDSSVFENILQSITSKTKSNGTSDINTVYPIFLVVLDGVWDESSVNWTLLMNILNAGETQSRIIVTTRDERVAISMKTFLSLHYLRPLEAQDCWSLLVEHAFGGHGYDRLSYLEEIGPFKKEMREKIGRKIAKKCDGLPLAAVEHGAILRISSLNPYEWNYVLESHLRKTPYDVLASLKLSYYCLSDPLKQCFQYCLNFPKKSILEKKMVVQLWIAAGLLESLSTNQEKVGEEYFDELVSKSLIHRRSIGDEERNFGMHNFIHDLATEVSSSYCIGMDKHNLDDRMQNFSYNRGTYDSYDKFDKLSRVKGLRTFLAFPLQEQLPLGLLSNKVMHDLLPTMKQLRMLSLSSYKSITKVPKSIGNLIDLRYLNLSHTMIERLSSETCKLYNLQFLLLAGCKRFTELPKDIGKLVNLYYLDVSNTALKEMPEDMGKLVNLHHLDVSDTALREMPIQIAKLRNLKTLSDFVVSKHNEGLKVADLGKFPNLHEKLSISQLQNVNDPNEAFKANMKMKERIDKLALEWDYGTAFSDRRNHRIVLEHLQPSTNLKSLTIKGYGGVGIPNWLGDSLYDSMVYLRISNCDNCIWLPPLGQLGNLKELNIDSMLSIKSVGIEFYGSDGSASFQPFPSLETLHFEDMPEWEEWNVIGGPTTMNFPSLKHLLLSKCPKLQGDIPYKLPSLTELELKGCPLLVESRHSDDNNNIIIIAPISDVFNRLMLPLNSLHQLTIDDFPCLTSFPTAGLPKTLKFLLISNCENLEFLPHECLHNYTSLEELKISYSCNSMISFSLGVFPVLKSLFIEGCINLKSILTAEDASQKSLSFLRSIKIWDCNELEVFPPGGLTTPNLVYFALWKCEKLPSLPKAMNTLTYLQEMEIDNLPNLQSFSINDLPSGLQELTIGSVGGIMRITGPTWKYLTCLLVLRVNSDDLVNMMMGPFLPASLLTLCIYDFNDAVIGGKCFQHLNSLQKLEIVNAPKLKSLPKEGLPSSLYVLSITRCPLLEASLQKKRGKEWRKIARIPFIIINDKMIT; encoded by the exons ATGGGTAAGGCCAAAATCAGTGTGAACACACTG ATCAACAATAGTAGTGATGGTGATAGTAAAATTAGAGTGATTTCTATTGTTGGCATGGGAGGGGTTGGTAAAACAGCCCTTGCTAAACACCTTTTCAATCATCCTCAAGTTAACGATAAATTCGAGTTAACACTATGGGCAGATTTCTCAAATGATGTTGATGATTCCAGTGTTTTTGAAAACATTCTTCAATCTATTACTTCAAAAACAAAGAGTAATGGTACAAGCGACATCAACACCGTTTACCCAATTTTTTTGGTAGTATTGGATGGTGTGTGGGATGAAAGTTCTGTCAATTGGACATTACTGATGAATATCTTGAATGCTGGGGAAACACAGAGTCGAATCATTGTCACTACACGAGATGAAAGAGTTGCAATATCCATGAAAACCTTTCTTTCTCTCCACTATCTGAGACCCTTGGAAGCTCAAGATTGCTGGTCTTTACTTGTCGAACACGCATTTGGAGGACATGGCTACGATCGACTATCCTATCTAGAAGAAATTGGCCCATTTAAGAAAGAAATGCGAGAAAAAATTGGCCGAAAAATTGCAAAAAAGTGTGATGGATTACCACTAGCTGCTGTAGAACATGGGGCTATTCTTCGTATTTCATCATTGAACCCATATGAATGGAATTATGTGCTAGAAAGTCACCTTCGGAAAACACCTTACGATGTGCTAGCCTCTCTCAAATTGAGCTACTATTGCCTTTCTGATCCTTTAAAACAGTGTTTTCAATATTGTTTAAATTTTCCGAAGAAGTccattttagaaaaaaagatgGTAGTTCAGTTGTGGATTGCAGCAGGCTTACTAGAATCATTGTCCACAAATCAAGAAAAAGTTGGAGAAGAATACTTTGATGAACTAGTGTCAAAGTCATTGATACATCGGCGGTCTATTGGTGATGAGGAAAGAAACTTTGGAATGCATAACTTCATCCATGATTTAGCTACAGAGGTTTCTTCTTCATACTGTATCGGTATGGACAAACATAACCTAGATGATAGGATGCAAAATTTCTCATACAATAGAGGGACATATGATTCATATGACAAATTTGATAAATTATCCCGAGTTAAAGGTCTGCGTACCTTTCTAGCATTCCCATTACAAGAACAATTGCCTCTTGGTTTGCTATCAAACAAGGTAATGCATGACTTGCTGCCAACAATGAAACAATTACGCATGTTGTCTTTGTCAAGCTACAAGAGTATCACCAAGGTTCCCAAGTCTATTGGAAATTTGATAGACCTGCGGTACTTAAATCTTTCTCACACTATGATTGAAAGGTTGTCTTCTGAAACATGCAAGCTTTACAATCTGCAATTCTTGTTGTTGGCTGGCTGTAAAAGGTTCACTGAATTGCCGAAGGACATTGGAAAATTGGTTAATCTATACTACCTTGACGTTAGTAACACCGCATTGAAGGAGATGCCGGAGGACATGGGAAAATTGGTTAATCTACACCACCTTGACGTTAGTGACACTGCATTGAGGGAGATGCCGATTCAAATAGCCAAACTACGAAATCTCAAAACTCTGTCCGACTTTGTTGTCAGCAAACATAATGAAGGATTGAAGGTTGCAGATCTGGGAAAATTTCCCAACCTACATGAAAAACTTTCCATATCACAGCTACAAAATGTTAATGATCCCAATGAAGCTTTTAAAGccaatatgaagatgaaagaacgAATAGACAAATTGGCTTTAGAATGGGATTATGGTACTGCTTTTTCAGATCGACGAAATCATCGTATTGTACTAGAACACTTGCAACCCTCAACAAATTTGAAAAGTCTCACCATCAAAGGCTATGGTGGAGTCGGCATTCCAAATTGGTTGGGTGATTCTTTATATGATAGTATGGTGTATTTAAGGATCTCGAATTGTGATAACTGTATTTGGCTTCCACCCCTTGGACAATTGGGTAATTTGAAAGAACTCAATATTGATTCGATGCTTTCAATAAAAAGTGTCGGTATAGAGTTCTATGGAAGTGATGGTTCTGCTTCATTTCAACCGTTTCCCTCCTTGGAGACTCTACACTTTGAGGATATGCCTGAGTGGGAGGAATGGAACGTGATTGGAGGCCCGACGACTATGAATTTTCCTAGTCTCAAACATTTGTTGCTAAGTAAATGTCCTAAATTGCAGGGAGACATACCTTACAAACTTCCTTCCTTAACTGAACTTGAGTTAAAAGGATGTCCTTTACTGGTGGAGTCAAGACATTCAGATGATAATAACAATATCATAATTATAGCTCCAATTTCAGATGTATTCAACAGATTGATGCTCCCTCTCAATTCTCTTCATCAGTTGACCATAGACGACTTTCCATGTCTAACGTCTTTCCCAACAGCCGGCCTACCAAAAACCTTGAAATTTCTCTTAATTAGTAATTGTGAGAATCTAGAGTTTCTACCTCATGAGTGCTTGCACAATTACACATCGCTCGAGGAATTGAAAATATCTTATAGCTGTAATTCAATGATATCATTTAGCTTGGGTGTTTTCCCTGTCCTCAAGAGTCTGTTTATCGAGGGTTGTATAAATCTGAAATCGATATTAACTGCAGAAGATGCGTCACAAAAGAGTCTCTCATTTCTTAGAAGTATCAAAATATGGGATTGTAATGAACTTGAGGTATTTCCCCCTGGTGGATTGACCACTCCAAACCTCGTTTATTTTGCACTGTGGAAGTGCGAGAAGCTTCCTTCACTACCAAAAGCAATGAACACTCTAACCTACCTTCAAGAAATGGAAATTGATAATCTACcaaatcttcaatctttttccataaaTGATTTACCTAGCGGCTTACAAGAACTGACTATTGGTTCTGTTGGAGGGATTATGCGGATTACTGGGCCAACTTGGAAATATCTCACCTGTCTTTTAGTGTTGCGGGTTAACAGCGATGATTTGGTGAACATGATGATGGGGCCTTTTCTACCCGCATCGCTTTTGACTCTATGCATCTATGATTTTAATGATGCAGTCATTGGTGGGAAGTGTTTTCAACATCTAAACTCTCTCCAAAAACTTGAAATTGTTAATGCTCCCAAACTCAAGTCATTGCCAAAAGAGGGATTGCCTTCCTCTCTGTATGTACTGAGTATCACTCGTTGTCCTCTCCTGGAAGCAAGTTTGCAGAAGAAGCGAGGGAAAGAATGGCGCAAGATTGCTCGCATTCCCTTCATAATCATCAATGACAAAATGATCACATGA